From Chryseobacterium joostei, the proteins below share one genomic window:
- a CDS encoding YjjG family noncanonical pyrimidine nucleotidase, protein MKMQHVFFDLDNTLWDHRRNAYLTIKELFEKKEITSKYNIGFEEFHDVYHEINESLWEKIRDGIIGKEYLREHRFYDSFMHFGVDNKELSLYFEEHFLDNIVSHNELVEGAEDILDYLKAKNYTLHIISNGFQEVTERKCTLSGIAPYFKTITSADAVGVRKPNPKIFEYSLGLSDAKKEESILIGDDWIADAMGARDFGMDSIFFDVYKEDKQGSGLKAITHLHQIKEYL, encoded by the coding sequence ATGAAAATGCAGCACGTTTTTTTTGACCTGGACAATACGCTCTGGGATCATCGCAGAAATGCCTACCTAACCATCAAAGAACTTTTCGAAAAAAAGGAAATTACTTCGAAGTACAATATCGGCTTTGAAGAGTTTCATGATGTTTACCACGAGATCAATGAAAGCCTTTGGGAGAAGATAAGAGATGGGATTATAGGCAAAGAGTATTTGAGAGAACACCGTTTTTATGATTCCTTCATGCATTTTGGAGTGGATAATAAAGAACTGTCACTTTATTTTGAAGAACATTTTCTGGATAACATTGTAAGCCATAATGAATTGGTAGAAGGTGCAGAAGATATTCTTGATTATTTAAAGGCTAAGAATTATACCTTACACATTATTTCTAATGGGTTTCAGGAAGTAACGGAAAGAAAATGTACCCTATCGGGCATAGCACCTTATTTTAAGACGATTACCAGTGCCGATGCCGTAGGAGTAAGAAAACCTAACCCGAAAATTTTTGAATACTCTCTAGGTCTTTCTGATGCTAAAAAAGAAGAAAGTATCCTTATCGGGGATGACTGGATTGCTGATGCTATGGGAGCGAGAGACTTTGGAATGGATTCTATTTTCTTTGATGTCTATAAGGAAGACAAACAAGGATCGGGATTGAAAGCCATTACGCACCTTCATCAGATCAAGGAATATCTATAA
- a CDS encoding response regulator transcription factor, which translates to MKILIVEDEPDLRDTVQRFLEAEHFIVEHAENYSSGLEKIISYEYDCILLDIMLPDGSGIDLLREIKKLHKKDPVIILSAKDSVDDKVTGLEIGADDYLAKPFHLAELMARIRSVIRRKNQDGENIIRYKNISIDPENRNVKVGDEELALNRKEYDLLYYFVIHPEKTLQKTTLAEAIWGDYIDQADSLDFIYSQIKNLRKKLKTLNAEADFQAVYGIGYKFV; encoded by the coding sequence ATGAAGATTTTAATAGTAGAAGATGAACCGGACCTAAGGGATACTGTACAGAGATTTCTGGAAGCAGAACACTTCATTGTAGAGCATGCAGAGAATTACAGTTCCGGGTTGGAAAAGATTATTTCCTATGAATATGATTGTATTCTTCTGGATATTATGCTGCCTGACGGAAGTGGAATAGACCTGCTGAGAGAAATAAAGAAGCTGCACAAAAAAGATCCGGTAATCATTCTGTCTGCAAAAGATTCAGTGGATGATAAAGTAACCGGGTTGGAAATTGGGGCAGATGATTATCTTGCAAAGCCCTTTCACCTTGCAGAGCTGATGGCGAGGATCAGATCTGTAATAAGAAGAAAAAATCAGGATGGGGAGAATATTATCAGATATAAAAATATAAGCATTGATCCGGAAAACAGAAATGTAAAGGTTGGTGATGAGGAACTGGCTCTTAACCGTAAGGAATATGATCTTTTGTATTACTTTGTCATTCATCCGGAAAAAACATTGCAAAAAACCACTTTGGCGGAGGCTATCTGGGGAGATTATATAGATCAGGCAGACAGCCTTGATTTTATCTACTCACAAATTAAAAATCTTCGAAAAAAACTAAAAACACTCAATGCGGAAGCTGACTTTCAGGCAGTATACGGAATAGGATATAAATTTGTCTAA
- the trpS gene encoding tryptophan--tRNA ligase gives MSRILTGIQATGTPHLGNLLGAIIPAIELSKQEGNESFLFIANLHTLTQIKDAQTLRQNTYEIAAAWLACGLDTEKTFFYRQSDIAETCELSWHLSCFFPYQRLTLAHSFKDKADRLQDVNAGLFTYPILMAADILLYDAEIVPVGKDQLQHLEFARDVASRFNNQMGEILVLPQSELQEDTKYVPGTDGQKMSKSRGNIINIFLPEKELKKQVMSIETDSKGLEEPKDPETDKVFAIYQLIATPEQTEELRAKYLAGNFGYGHAKKELLDLILVRFAKERETFAYYMNNLDELEGKLQQGAEKTRPVALETLKRVRTSLGF, from the coding sequence ATTATTCCTGCTATCGAACTTTCTAAGCAGGAGGGAAATGAATCATTTTTATTTATTGCGAATCTTCATACGCTTACCCAGATTAAAGATGCGCAGACTTTAAGACAAAATACCTACGAGATTGCTGCGGCTTGGCTTGCTTGTGGATTAGATACCGAAAAAACATTCTTCTACAGACAAAGTGATATCGCTGAAACCTGTGAACTATCTTGGCATTTATCATGTTTTTTTCCTTATCAAAGATTAACATTGGCTCATTCATTTAAAGATAAGGCAGATCGTCTTCAGGATGTGAACGCAGGTCTGTTTACTTATCCTATTTTGATGGCTGCAGATATTTTATTGTACGATGCAGAGATTGTTCCTGTAGGAAAAGATCAGCTTCAGCATTTAGAATTTGCAAGGGATGTAGCTTCAAGATTTAATAATCAAATGGGTGAAATTCTTGTTCTTCCGCAATCTGAGCTTCAGGAAGACACAAAATATGTTCCCGGAACTGATGGGCAGAAAATGTCAAAATCAAGAGGAAACATCATCAATATCTTCTTACCTGAAAAGGAATTGAAGAAACAGGTAATGAGCATTGAGACTGATTCTAAAGGCTTAGAAGAACCTAAAGACCCGGAAACTGATAAAGTGTTTGCTATTTATCAATTGATTGCTACACCGGAACAGACCGAAGAATTAAGAGCAAAATATCTTGCCGGAAACTTTGGATACGGACATGCTAAAAAAGAGCTTTTAGACCTTATTTTGGTGCGTTTTGCTAAAGAGAGAGAAACGTTCGCTTATTATATGAACAATCTGGACGAACTGGAAGGAAAATTACAACAAGGGGCAGAAAAGACCAGACCAGTTGCCTTGGAAACCCTTAAAAGAGTAAGAACAAGCTTAGGTTTTTAA
- a CDS encoding sensor histidine kinase yields MKVSLKYYTIKYLIMILLLIIAVWAGLFYAYILDEVHDNVDDGLKDRKIQIIKAVYLNPQLLKNNDFGFNEFKIMPINARDYKNKSRLYNKMYYMEYDDKDQPYRVLEADFIDQFKNHQRLVIRTSTVEEDELIYDLTTALIVLYIVLVISIVVVNGYLLNKAMRPFYLILDKLKKYQFGIPFSQQEQSYRIKEFEELNVEINEMIERNELVFYQQKQFIENASHELQTPLAIVINKIDLLIQNEDLDKKNLNFLTEVKTDLRRMVGLNKSLLMLSKIENSQFNTMSGVDFNAMIHTLVQNYEDFIAFKKVDVNIIEKGNFQADFNKDLADILLSNLLKNAIKYNNEERTLNIIIETDRITFQNSGTSVPLDKSQIFNRFYKQGSDHGSTGLGLSIIKTIIKQYPGWDILYEFDDKMHYFILVKNKIR; encoded by the coding sequence ATGAAGGTTTCTCTAAAATATTATACGATCAAGTACCTTATCATGATCCTCCTGCTGATTATTGCAGTTTGGGCAGGATTATTTTATGCCTATATTCTGGATGAAGTACATGATAATGTGGATGATGGGCTAAAAGATCGTAAAATACAGATCATTAAAGCCGTATATCTTAATCCTCAGCTATTAAAGAATAATGATTTTGGCTTCAATGAATTCAAAATCATGCCTATTAATGCCAGAGATTATAAAAATAAAAGCAGGCTCTACAATAAAATGTATTATATGGAGTATGACGATAAAGATCAGCCTTACAGGGTACTTGAGGCAGACTTTATTGATCAGTTCAAGAATCATCAGAGATTGGTGATCAGAACCTCTACTGTGGAGGAGGATGAATTAATCTATGACCTTACCACTGCATTAATTGTGCTTTATATTGTTTTGGTGATAAGCATTGTTGTCGTCAATGGATATCTCCTTAATAAAGCAATGCGTCCGTTCTATTTAATTTTGGATAAGCTTAAAAAATATCAGTTTGGAATTCCATTTTCACAGCAGGAGCAAAGCTATAGGATAAAAGAGTTTGAAGAATTGAATGTTGAAATCAATGAAATGATTGAGCGTAATGAACTGGTTTTCTATCAACAAAAGCAATTTATTGAAAATGCCTCCCACGAGCTTCAGACGCCGCTTGCCATTGTTATCAATAAAATAGATCTCCTGATTCAGAATGAAGATCTTGATAAAAAGAACCTGAACTTTCTTACAGAGGTTAAAACTGACTTGAGAAGAATGGTAGGACTGAATAAATCCCTGTTGATGTTATCCAAAATAGAAAACAGCCAGTTTAACACTATGTCGGGGGTTGATTTTAATGCCATGATTCATACACTGGTTCAGAATTATGAAGATTTTATAGCGTTTAAAAAAGTTGATGTTAATATCATTGAAAAAGGAAATTTTCAGGCAGATTTTAACAAGGATCTCGCAGATATTCTGTTGTCTAATCTTCTTAAGAATGCCATTAAATACAATAATGAAGAAAGAACGTTAAATATTATTATTGAGACAGATAGGATCACTTTTCAAAATAGTGGTACATCTGTTCCGCTGGATAAATCACAGATTTTTAACCGTTTCTATAAACAAGGCTCAGATCATGGCTCTACAGGATTAGGATTGTCTATCATTAAAACGATCATTAAACAATACCCCGGTTGGGATATTCTCTATGAATTTGATGATAAAATGCACTATTTTATTCTTGTAAAAAATAAGATTAGATAG
- a CDS encoding RNA polymerase sigma factor: protein MKSKSDSLLISLYQKGDEGALSTLIHRHQKELFTFIFYKINDEDLANDVFQDTFMKIIVMLKEGRYNEEGKFILWAKRISHNLIIDHFRSKAKNIKVSETTFETDEYSIFDLIREPSENIEDQLVTNQIQEDLLRMLQFLPQNQQEVIKLRFFDGLSFKEIADHTDMSINTTLGRVRYALINLRKIMEENNIILTR from the coding sequence ATGAAATCAAAATCGGATAGTTTACTAATTTCGCTTTACCAGAAAGGTGACGAGGGAGCATTGTCAACCCTCATTCATCGCCACCAGAAAGAGCTGTTTACATTCATTTTTTACAAAATTAATGATGAAGATTTAGCCAACGATGTTTTTCAGGATACATTCATGAAAATTATTGTTATGCTAAAGGAAGGACGTTATAACGAAGAGGGTAAATTTATCCTTTGGGCCAAAAGAATTTCCCACAACCTAATTATCGACCATTTCAGATCAAAAGCCAAAAACATCAAGGTTTCAGAAACTACGTTTGAAACTGATGAATATTCTATTTTTGACCTGATTAGAGAGCCTTCAGAAAATATTGAAGATCAATTGGTAACGAACCAGATTCAGGAAGACTTATTGAGAATGTTACAGTTTCTTCCACAAAACCAGCAAGAAGTAATCAAATTAAGATTCTTTGACGGGCTGAGCTTTAAGGAAATTGCAGATCATACAGATATGAGCATTAATACTACACTGGGAAGAGTAAGGTATGCGCTTATAAACCTGAGAAAAATCATGGAAGAAAATAACATAATATTAACCAGATAG
- a CDS encoding PepSY-like domain-containing protein, with the protein MKNVKKITGIFILIFMVMGSLMFAQDRAINPNQLPKTAKTFLAAHFKGIAVSSVIEDREIYGVDDYKVYLSNGMKMEFDSNGNWKEVDGKHQKVPYGFIPASIKNYSTKNFPNTYIIKIEKKRWSYKAELSNGLELEFDKSGNFKRIDD; encoded by the coding sequence ATGAAAAATGTAAAGAAAATCACAGGAATATTTATTTTGATTTTTATGGTAATGGGAAGCTTAATGTTTGCACAGGACAGAGCTATTAACCCTAATCAACTGCCTAAGACGGCGAAAACTTTCCTTGCAGCTCACTTTAAGGGTATTGCTGTAAGTTCAGTGATAGAAGACAGGGAAATCTATGGGGTGGATGATTACAAGGTATACCTAAGCAACGGGATGAAAATGGAATTTGACAGTAACGGAAACTGGAAAGAAGTTGACGGAAAGCATCAGAAAGTTCCTTATGGCTTTATTCCTGCATCCATTAAAAACTACAGCACCAAGAATTTTCCAAATACCTACATCATTAAGATAGAAAAGAAAAGATGGTCTTATAAGGCTGAACTTTCCAACGGACTGGAGCTGGAGTTTGACAAAAGCGGAAATTTTAAAAGAATTGACGACTAA